In a single window of the Thermoplasmatales archaeon genome:
- a CDS encoding ABC transporter ATP-binding protein produces MEELLTGNCIEFDHVVKNFPTVTALDEVTFKISCGDRYALLGPNGAGKSTTLKILVGLLKPTSGEAKIGGFDPTSTEAKRIFGYLPEDAYPYPTLTVRENIEYIAALRGIKDAYQRAGELMSQLDLFEYEHSKVVTLSRGNRQKVSVALAIVHNPKVILLDEPLNYLDIPTQSAVIRLLEKLNATYFVSTHIMEIATRLTKNVIILSHGKITWQGSIKELQDLATVDERIEDVVERIMTRGIS; encoded by the coding sequence TTGGAGGAATTGTTAACTGGAAACTGTATAGAATTTGACCATGTAGTAAAGAACTTCCCCACTGTCACGGCGTTGGATGAGGTTACTTTTAAAATTTCATGCGGGGACAGATATGCACTTCTTGGCCCCAATGGAGCGGGGAAATCGACTACTTTAAAGATTTTAGTTGGACTTTTGAAACCGACCTCCGGGGAAGCAAAAATAGGTGGTTTTGATCCAACAAGCACAGAAGCAAAAAGAATATTTGGCTATTTGCCTGAAGATGCCTATCCTTATCCCACGTTAACTGTGAGAGAGAACATAGAGTACATTGCTGCACTTAGGGGAATAAAAGATGCCTATCAGAGAGCAGGTGAACTGATGTCACAACTAGATCTGTTCGAGTATGAACATTCCAAGGTTGTAACGTTGAGCAGAGGGAATAGGCAGAAAGTATCAGTAGCTCTTGCTATCGTTCATAACCCAAAAGTAATTTTACTTGATGAGCCGTTAAATTATCTTGATATCCCGACTCAGAGCGCAGTCATAAGGCTGCTTGAAAAACTCAATGCAACGTATTTTGTCTCTACACACATTATGGAAATAGCAACAAGATTAACCAAAAACGTCATAATACTGAGCCATGGGAAAATCACCTGGCAGGGGAGTATTAAAGAACTTCAGGATTTAGCAACTGTTGACGAACGCATAGAAGACGTTGTGGAAAGGATCATGACAAGAGGCATTTCGTAA
- a CDS encoding HAD-IB family phosphatase has translation MKKIELIAFDMDGVLTNEVSSWEYLHRTFGVNNKSNWDLYERDKISYEEFLKSDVSLWLDKFGKVSEKHVRNILDKIELKQNLEGTLSKIRSLGIKTIIISGGVYWLAEKISTIVPFDDIYANCILVDSNGFLKKEGFAPVDPKKKGKLLKKIQGIYDIEGENTIVVGDSDHDVLMFDHAAFSIAFNPTSRYVADSADYVVFGEDFSVIMEVLENISK, from the coding sequence TTGAAAAAAATTGAACTTATCGCTTTTGATATGGATGGGGTCCTTACAAATGAAGTAAGTAGTTGGGAGTACTTACATCGAACATTTGGAGTCAATAATAAGTCCAACTGGGACCTCTATGAAAGAGATAAGATTTCTTACGAAGAATTCTTGAAGAGCGATGTTTCGCTGTGGTTAGACAAATTTGGAAAAGTAAGCGAGAAGCATGTCCGTAATATCCTTGACAAAATTGAACTTAAACAAAATCTCGAGGGTACTCTTTCCAAGATCCGAAGTTTAGGTATCAAGACAATTATAATTTCTGGGGGTGTATATTGGCTTGCTGAGAAGATAAGTACCATTGTACCTTTTGACGATATATACGCAAACTGCATTCTTGTTGACAGCAATGGTTTCTTGAAGAAGGAAGGTTTCGCTCCCGTAGATCCTAAGAAAAAAGGGAAACTCCTGAAAAAAATACAGGGGATTTATGATATTGAAGGTGAAAATACGATTGTAGTCGGTGATTCTGATCACGACGTTTTAATGTTCGATCACGCAGCATTTTCTATCGCCTTCAATCCTACTTCAAGATATGTGGCTGATTCCGCAGACTATGTTGTTTTCGGTGAAGATTTCTCCGTCATAATGGAGGTCTTGGAAAATATCAGTAAATGA
- a CDS encoding ATP-binding cassette domain-containing protein, producing the protein MELELNDISLAYSKGMKNVLSNINLRIDSEKIAIVGSNGSGKTTMIKGIMGLAKTTKGEIRVFGIDLKNANSVTGVACNLDTVYRLLDLTVKKKVEMYCSISGIDSEKVFKHFESYELLDVLTKRTNELSTGQDKAFCNIMALEIGYKLALLDEPFESLDVRRRLMMVNDLKNFQGSVLINTHDFGALKSLPDWGLYLIIDGNLYGKFNSSDINRLYLTRGDVPSALSTIRTCYGTFCVTLDKGDTPLSSSTDLVNSIQDVVK; encoded by the coding sequence ATGGAACTCGAATTAAATGACATAAGTTTGGCGTATTCGAAGGGTATGAAAAATGTTCTTTCAAACATAAACCTTCGTATTGATTCTGAGAAAATTGCAATAGTTGGCTCAAACGGATCTGGGAAGACCACGATGATAAAGGGTATCATGGGCCTCGCAAAGACAACAAAAGGTGAGATAAGAGTATTTGGCATTGATCTTAAAAATGCAAATAGCGTGACGGGTGTCGCGTGTAACCTTGACACCGTCTATCGTCTATTAGATCTTACTGTGAAAAAAAAGGTAGAGATGTACTGTTCTATATCCGGTATCGATTCTGAAAAGGTTTTCAAACACTTTGAGAGTTACGAACTATTGGATGTACTTACAAAAAGAACAAATGAACTTAGCACAGGACAGGATAAGGCATTCTGCAACATAATGGCTTTGGAGATTGGATATAAACTTGCTCTTCTTGATGAACCATTTGAGAGTCTTGATGTGCGCAGACGGCTCATGATGGTAAATGACCTGAAAAACTTTCAAGGCAGTGTGCTTATAAACACACACGATTTCGGCGCCTTAAAATCGCTTCCGGATTGGGGGCTTTACTTAATAATTGATGGTAATTTGTATGGCAAGTTTAATTCGAGTGACATAAACAGGTTATACCTTACCAGGGGGGACGTGCCATCAGCACTTTCAACTATCCGAACATGTTACGGCACTTTCTGCGTAACCCTGGATAAGGGAGATACCCCTCTGTCGTCCTCAACAGATTTAGTAAATTCAATACAGGACGTGGTTAAATGA
- a CDS encoding Lrp/AsnC ligand binding domain-containing protein, with protein MSLAFVLISTVPGKEQEVYNKISKLDYIAEIHPLFGEYDLIVKIDAKDYNEIGKVMIEKIRTIDGVIDTKTLTVITL; from the coding sequence ATGTCGTTAGCATTTGTCCTTATTAGCACTGTTCCAGGAAAAGAACAGGAGGTTTACAACAAAATTTCGAAACTTGACTACATAGCTGAGATACATCCCTTGTTCGGAGAATATGATCTCATCGTCAAGATAGACGCAAAAGATTACAATGAGATTGGAAAAGTGATGATTGAAAAGATAAGGACAATAGACGGGGTAATCGACACAAAAACTTTGACTGTTATTACTCTCTAA
- a CDS encoding tRNA(Ile)(2)-agmatinylcytidine synthase, which yields MFLAIDDTDSPKNMCTTFVLTEIIHETGMDIIGMPRLVRLNPTIPFKTRGNASLAVQLGKGIGEKRKIGNILGKDIFSYDSGEESIDESDLMDIAEEVIYRYADLDYEGTNPGIVASKTTFDPAFYWKAVREVSEISEAEDFIIHSGGHFRKIKNGRGIIGAAAAIAWPRNAITYELLFYSDDKNHQIPRNLQFYLSEKAEMIQGTFNNIDRENRHPAIFPDQSTPVLMGIRSMTDEGFLENVLELDGISDLHYSRFMLYETNQATDDHIIENSTYFWDFHSYRIDGIISITPYSINGSHYFSEMISNGKRVKIAAFEPTKEFRKIFRQLRPMDLVSVYGSMKNGTLNVEKMQIKATSKIYGRTAPECPDCSVRTVNKGLNDYRCPVCGKIMNLPSYESIERDVSPGFYDVPVSTRRHLSKPFSISGYSLRKGDAS from the coding sequence ATGTTCCTTGCCATAGACGACACAGATTCCCCGAAGAATATGTGTACAACTTTTGTTCTTACAGAAATCATTCATGAAACAGGTATGGATATAATAGGAATGCCTAGACTTGTCAGGCTCAATCCTACAATACCTTTCAAGACCAGAGGCAACGCATCTTTGGCTGTACAACTAGGGAAAGGGATTGGGGAAAAAAGAAAGATTGGTAATATTCTTGGAAAAGATATTTTTTCATACGATTCCGGCGAGGAATCAATTGATGAATCAGATCTAATGGATATAGCTGAAGAAGTAATTTATCGCTACGCTGATCTCGATTACGAGGGAACAAATCCAGGTATCGTCGCGAGCAAGACTACATTTGACCCTGCATTTTACTGGAAGGCAGTTCGCGAAGTATCCGAAATAAGTGAAGCAGAGGACTTTATAATTCACAGCGGAGGGCATTTTCGCAAAATTAAGAACGGCAGAGGTATAATTGGCGCTGCTGCTGCAATTGCGTGGCCGAGGAATGCAATTACCTATGAGCTGTTATTCTATTCTGATGACAAGAACCATCAGATTCCTAGGAACTTACAATTTTATTTATCGGAAAAAGCCGAGATGATCCAGGGGACCTTCAACAACATTGATCGCGAGAATAGGCACCCGGCAATATTCCCCGATCAATCCACCCCAGTATTGATGGGAATAAGATCTATGACAGATGAAGGATTTCTGGAGAATGTCCTTGAATTGGACGGAATCTCTGATCTCCACTATTCAAGATTCATGTTGTATGAGACAAATCAAGCCACCGATGATCACATCATAGAGAATTCCACATATTTCTGGGATTTCCATTCGTATAGGATCGATGGTATTATTTCCATAACGCCTTACTCAATCAACGGTTCCCATTATTTTTCTGAAATGATATCTAACGGAAAGAGAGTTAAAATCGCTGCCTTTGAACCCACGAAGGAATTCAGGAAAATATTCCGACAACTGCGTCCCATGGACTTGGTCAGCGTTTATGGTTCGATGAAAAATGGTACACTTAACGTTGAGAAAATGCAGATTAAAGCAACATCCAAAATATACGGCAGAACTGCTCCAGAGTGTCCGGATTGCTCTGTGAGAACTGTGAACAAAGGCCTTAATGACTACAGATGTCCTGTATGCGGAAAGATAATGAATTTACCATCCTATGAATCTATAGAACGAGATGTTAGTCCGGGATTTTATGATGTTCCAGTTTCTACAAGAAGACATCTTAGCAAACCCTTCAGCATCTCTGGTTATTCACTCCGGAAAGGCGATGCATCCTGA
- a CDS encoding CDP-alcohol phosphatidyltransferase family protein encodes MVLDAYRAKVDGILTKISRPFSETNPNLISALSLALAALTGLLFFLNNIFILISFFTLLLSALFDAIDGKVARMRGIASKRGDLIDHVFDRYSDVFIILGFAFSVYAQLWIGLLAIIGIMLTSYMGVQSQALGLMRNYSGIMGRADRLVLMLVFILIQFFFRFNVIFSGILITPIDVLLIIFAIAGNVTAVQRFYGSYQALK; translated from the coding sequence ATGGTTCTCGATGCCTACCGTGCAAAGGTCGACGGGATTTTGACAAAGATATCTCGCCCGTTCAGTGAAACAAATCCCAACCTAATCTCCGCCCTGTCGCTGGCGTTGGCTGCGTTAACTGGACTGTTATTTTTCCTTAATAATATCTTCATTCTCATAAGCTTCTTTACATTATTACTCTCGGCACTGTTTGATGCAATAGACGGCAAGGTTGCTAGGATGAGAGGTATAGCTTCTAAAAGAGGCGATCTAATAGACCATGTTTTTGACAGATACTCTGATGTATTTATAATTCTAGGTTTCGCCTTTAGTGTATATGCTCAGCTATGGATTGGCTTACTCGCGATAATAGGCATAATGCTTACGAGCTATATGGGAGTTCAATCACAGGCTTTGGGATTAATGAGGAATTATTCAGGGATCATGGGCAGGGCAGACAGGCTGGTTCTCATGCTCGTCTTTATATTGATCCAGTTTTTTTTCAGATTCAATGTTATCTTTTCCGGAATCTTGATAACGCCTATTGATGTACTTCTAATCATTTTTGCCATAGCGGGAAACGTAACCGCCGTCCAAAGATTCTACGGATCGTATCAGGCCCTTAAATAA
- the uppS gene encoding polyprenyl diphosphate synthase, whose translation MGIVQGIGDLTAQMYERVLMEQIKSDKVPHHIGIITDGNRRYAKNNNISDEEGHVQGKKKLEEVLEWCMEIGVHTVTVYGFSTENFNRNPDEVDFLLRLINGALLDLMKDQRVFKNRIRVKVIGDPNRLPDYLRKTIDEVERTTEDFEKFRLNIAVGYGGREEIISAIKSIVKDVEDKKIQVDDINEGIFRKYLYDKTSPDPDLILRTSGEERISNFLLWQSAYSELYFSEVNWPELRKVDFLKAIASYQQRKRRFGK comes from the coding sequence ATGGGAATAGTCCAGGGTATCGGTGATCTCACAGCTCAAATGTATGAGCGTGTCCTGATGGAGCAGATAAAATCTGATAAAGTGCCCCACCACATTGGGATAATTACGGACGGAAATCGCAGATACGCGAAGAATAATAACATTTCCGATGAGGAAGGGCACGTACAGGGTAAGAAAAAACTCGAAGAGGTGCTGGAGTGGTGTATGGAAATTGGTGTACATACCGTTACGGTTTACGGATTTTCAACTGAGAATTTTAACAGGAATCCTGATGAAGTAGATTTCCTGTTAAGACTTATAAATGGTGCGCTCCTTGACCTGATGAAGGACCAACGCGTGTTCAAGAACAGAATTCGTGTGAAGGTAATTGGCGATCCCAATCGATTACCAGACTATCTCAGAAAGACCATAGACGAAGTAGAGCGAACGACAGAGGATTTCGAGAAGTTTAGGCTTAACATAGCAGTCGGTTATGGGGGCAGAGAAGAGATAATTAGCGCAATAAAATCTATAGTAAAGGACGTAGAGGATAAGAAGATCCAGGTGGACGACATTAATGAAGGAATTTTCCGAAAGTATCTCTATGATAAAACATCTCCAGATCCAGATCTAATATTGAGAACAAGTGGAGAAGAACGAATATCAAATTTTCTTCTTTGGCAATCAGCATATTCTGAATTATACTTCTCTGAAGTGAACTGGCCGGAGCTAAGGAAAGTAGACTTCCTTAAAGCTATTGCATCATATCAGCAACGGAAGAGGAGATTTGGAAAGTAA
- a CDS encoding MarR family winged helix-turn-helix transcriptional regulator — protein MTNEPDSLKRLSSIFNDRALKSSPRLLILISLSMNRKLGFTELSKLTGLAKGSLGNHLLKLSSSGYVTIIEHSFFSSKRVTIKITEKGFETVRKYISAINELELEDKEEKNSTFSADGTPQK, from the coding sequence ATGACTAATGAACCAGATTCTTTGAAAAGACTGTCTTCGATCTTTAATGATAGAGCTCTTAAATCATCTCCTCGTCTTCTTATTCTCATATCATTGTCCATGAACAGAAAGCTTGGTTTTACTGAATTGTCAAAACTCACGGGACTCGCAAAGGGGAGTTTAGGTAATCACCTCCTGAAGTTAAGTTCATCAGGCTATGTTACAATCATTGAGCATTCATTCTTCTCATCAAAAAGAGTAACAATTAAGATTACGGAAAAGGGATTCGAAACTGTTCGCAAATACATTTCAGCAATTAACGAGTTGGAGTTGGAGGATAAAGAAGAAAAAAACTCTACTTTTTCTGCCGATGGAACTCCTCAAAAATAG